In Chryseobacterium lactis, a single genomic region encodes these proteins:
- a CDS encoding efflux RND transporter permease subunit, whose translation MKKSFFVTYRSPLLILIFLILTGGIYSYTKIQSALFPQVTFPKIKVIADVGQQPVGQMTVGVTKVLENAIKKVPDLQVLKSTTSRGSCEISAFMSWKVNVDLAKQQVESSINEIRNQLPPETNITVEKMSPSILPVIGYSLNSDTKDPIALKQLALYTIKPFLSQVPGVSEIRVIGGQDKEFRVLMNQQMMARLGITSANVEQAINTTNFIKSNGYSSDFRYLYLTLTDAQIRNESQLKNLVVSNNGNRIVLLGDIAEINIHNAKQYIKVNANGKESILIAVIQQPNANVVELTNAMNAKISDLQKTLTKDVVLKPYYVQADFVNDSIKSVTDALWIGLLLAIIVAIIFLRSWKASAVILITIPITLSLTMLVLYAIGQTFNIMTLGAIAAAIGLIIDDAIVVVEQIHRTHEEHPEESSKTLVQKAINYLLKAMVGSSLSTIVIFLPFILMSGVAGAYFKVMTDTMIVTLICSFFATWVLLPVIYLFLSSGKAKEKNLQHHDVKERKWVGFFIRKPLFSYLFILFLIIITALILPNISTGFLPEMDEGSIVLDYKSPPGTSLEETDRELKIVEKIIVANPEVAAYSRRTGTQMGFFITEPNTGDYLIQLKKDRSKTTAEVTDEIRSKIEASGLPLTVDFGQVISDMLGDLMSSVQPIEIKVFGTDQKIIENYSKKIADIVGKVNGTADVFDGIVIAGPSMIITPKLPVLAQYKIALPDFQSQLQANLDGNVVGNIFDQVQFTPIRLLYNSKTNQSLNDINNSMISLPNGTLKPLSEFATVAVTSGSAEVNREDLQTLGIVTARLDNGDLGGTINEIQKQIDQKIKLPAGYSVIYGGAYAEQQRSFRELLIILGISCLLVFSVMLFLFRNITVAFLILFISVLGISGGILLLFLTNTPLNVGSYTGLIMMVGIIGENAIFTYLQFHESLAAKTKEQAIIYAISTRLRPKLMTALGAIIALMPLALGIGTGAQMHQPLAIAVIGGFLVALPLLLIVFPTLLNKIHLKQTEE comes from the coding sequence ATGAAAAAATCATTTTTTGTAACCTACAGAAGTCCCCTTTTGATCCTGATTTTTCTGATCCTTACAGGTGGCATTTATTCTTATACCAAGATACAGTCTGCCTTATTTCCGCAGGTTACTTTTCCGAAAATAAAAGTGATTGCAGATGTAGGACAACAGCCTGTAGGGCAAATGACTGTGGGAGTAACCAAAGTATTGGAAAATGCTATTAAAAAAGTTCCTGACCTTCAGGTTCTTAAAAGCACAACCAGCAGAGGAAGTTGTGAAATCTCGGCATTTATGTCCTGGAAAGTAAATGTAGATCTGGCAAAACAACAGGTAGAAAGCAGCATTAATGAAATCAGAAATCAACTGCCACCGGAAACCAATATCACCGTAGAAAAGATGAGTCCTTCTATTCTACCGGTAATAGGATATTCTTTGAATTCTGACACCAAAGATCCTATAGCTCTTAAACAGCTGGCATTATATACTATTAAACCTTTTCTTTCTCAGGTTCCCGGGGTAAGTGAAATAAGAGTCATCGGTGGTCAGGACAAAGAATTCCGGGTATTGATGAACCAGCAGATGATGGCCCGTTTGGGCATTACTTCAGCCAATGTTGAACAGGCCATTAATACTACCAATTTTATCAAATCAAACGGATATTCTTCGGACTTCAGATATCTGTATCTCACACTTACTGATGCACAAATCCGTAATGAAAGTCAACTGAAAAACCTGGTAGTCAGCAATAATGGAAACCGTATTGTTTTATTAGGTGATATTGCTGAAATTAATATTCACAATGCCAAACAATATATTAAGGTAAATGCCAATGGTAAAGAAAGTATCCTGATTGCTGTCATTCAGCAGCCTAATGCCAATGTAGTGGAACTTACGAACGCGATGAATGCTAAAATTAGTGATTTGCAGAAGACACTCACAAAAGATGTGGTACTAAAACCTTATTATGTACAGGCAGACTTTGTAAATGATTCTATCAAAAGTGTAACAGATGCTTTATGGATAGGTCTTTTGCTGGCAATTATTGTCGCTATTATTTTCCTCCGTTCCTGGAAAGCCAGTGCCGTTATATTAATTACAATTCCAATTACTTTAAGTCTTACGATGCTGGTTTTATATGCCATCGGGCAGACTTTCAATATTATGACCCTGGGAGCTATTGCTGCTGCAATCGGACTTATTATAGATGATGCCATTGTCGTTGTGGAGCAAATACATCGTACCCACGAAGAACACCCGGAAGAATCGTCCAAAACACTGGTTCAGAAAGCAATCAATTATCTGTTGAAGGCAATGGTGGGTTCTTCCTTAAGTACTATTGTTATATTTTTACCTTTCATCCTGATGAGCGGAGTTGCAGGAGCCTATTTCAAAGTGATGACTGATACGATGATCGTTACTTTGATCTGTTCCTTCTTTGCTACGTGGGTTTTGCTTCCCGTCATCTATTTATTCCTTTCTTCGGGAAAGGCAAAAGAAAAAAACCTGCAGCATCACGATGTAAAAGAAAGAAAATGGGTTGGATTTTTCATCAGAAAGCCTTTATTCAGCTATCTATTTATCTTATTTCTGATCATTATTACTGCTTTGATTTTACCCAATATCAGTACAGGTTTTTTACCGGAAATGGATGAAGGAAGTATTGTACTCGATTATAAGTCTCCTCCCGGAACTTCATTAGAAGAAACTGACCGGGAACTAAAAATAGTAGAGAAAATCATTGTTGCAAACCCGGAAGTTGCTGCCTACAGTAGAAGAACGGGAACCCAAATGGGATTTTTTATTACAGAACCCAACACGGGGGATTATCTGATTCAGCTGAAAAAAGACCGAAGTAAAACAACAGCTGAAGTCACTGATGAGATCCGATCAAAAATAGAAGCGTCGGGACTTCCTTTAACCGTTGATTTCGGGCAGGTCATTTCAGATATGCTGGGAGATCTGATGAGCAGTGTACAGCCTATTGAAATTAAAGTTTTTGGCACTGATCAGAAAATTATTGAAAATTATTCAAAAAAAATAGCTGATATCGTTGGTAAGGTAAACGGTACCGCTGATGTATTCGATGGAATTGTCATCGCAGGTCCTTCCATGATTATTACTCCTAAACTCCCTGTTTTAGCTCAGTATAAAATAGCATTACCGGATTTCCAGAGCCAGCTTCAGGCTAATCTTGACGGAAATGTTGTCGGAAATATTTTTGACCAGGTGCAGTTCACCCCTATCAGATTGCTGTATAATAGTAAAACCAATCAGTCTCTCAACGATATCAATAACAGTATGATTTCTTTGCCCAACGGAACTCTGAAGCCTTTAAGTGAATTTGCAACTGTAGCTGTTACCAGTGGTTCTGCAGAAGTAAACAGAGAAGATCTGCAAACCCTTGGCATTGTAACGGCCAGACTTGATAACGGTGATCTTGGAGGAACAATTAATGAAATTCAAAAGCAGATTGACCAAAAAATAAAACTTCCGGCAGGTTACTCTGTGATCTATGGTGGTGCTTATGCAGAACAACAGCGATCCTTCCGGGAGCTTCTGATTATTTTGGGGATTTCCTGTTTGCTTGTATTTTCTGTCATGCTTTTCTTATTCCGGAATATTACGGTTGCTTTTCTTATATTATTTATTTCCGTGCTGGGGATTTCCGGGGGAATATTGCTGCTATTTCTTACCAATACGCCGTTGAACGTAGGAAGTTATACAGGATTGATTATGATGGTGGGGATCATTGGAGAAAATGCCATTTTCACTTACTTACAATTTCATGAAAGCCTTGCTGCCAAAACAAAAGAGCAGGCTATTATATATGCGATCAGTACAAGACTCCGCCCCAAGTTAATGACTGCATTAGGAGCTATCATAGCTTTGATGCCCCTCGCACTGGGGATCGGAACAGGAGCTCAGATGCATCAGCCTCTAGCCATTGCTGTGATTGGCGGGTTTTTGGTAGCGCTGCCGCTTTTACTTATTGTATTTCCGACTTTATTAAACAAAATCCATTTAAAACAAACAGAAGAATGA
- a CDS encoding phosphatase PAP2 family protein, translating into MKFLIFLLLPFAISAQNDSLNKPVKDSAAIMAYNSIIRDSLSTPTPFKLKPRQFIIPGVLITYGVLATETKWFKKINFDTRNEIMEDHPTFGTSIDNYTQFLPGAAVFALQAFGIKGQSSVKKELIVYAMSIGISTAIVIPTKKLTHQERPDGSNNQSFPSGHTALAFASAEFLRREYWNVSPWIGVAGYVVATGTGILRMYNNKHWLGDVAAGAGVGILSTTLSYWLYDKIHIGKNKNNQVHLFPGYSDKQFSIGLIKQF; encoded by the coding sequence ATGAAATTTTTAATCTTCCTTCTATTGCCTTTCGCAATATCCGCTCAGAATGACAGCCTCAATAAGCCGGTAAAGGACAGTGCCGCGATTATGGCTTATAACAGTATTATTAGAGATAGTCTGTCTACTCCGACTCCTTTTAAGCTAAAACCCAGGCAGTTTATTATCCCAGGTGTATTAATTACCTACGGAGTACTGGCTACAGAAACTAAATGGTTTAAGAAAATCAATTTTGATACCCGAAACGAGATTATGGAAGATCATCCTACTTTCGGAACCAGTATTGACAATTATACCCAATTTTTACCGGGCGCTGCGGTATTTGCTCTTCAGGCTTTTGGAATAAAAGGCCAAAGCTCTGTGAAAAAAGAATTGATCGTTTACGCAATGTCAATCGGGATTTCTACGGCTATTGTAATTCCTACTAAAAAATTGACTCATCAGGAAAGACCGGATGGCAGCAACAATCAGTCTTTTCCTTCCGGACACACTGCGCTGGCTTTTGCTTCTGCAGAATTTCTTCGTAGAGAATATTGGAATGTCTCTCCCTGGATAGGTGTTGCAGGCTATGTGGTTGCTACAGGAACAGGAATTCTCAGAATGTACAATAATAAACATTGGCTGGGCGATGTTGCGGCGGGAGCCGGTGTTGGTATCCTTTCTACAACTCTGTCTTATTGGCTTTATGATAAGATTCACATCGGTAAAAATAAAAATAATCAGGTTCACCTATTTCCGGGCTATAGTGATAAGCAATTTTCTATTGGCCTGATCAAACAATTTTAA
- a CDS encoding YncE family protein, whose product MNTKLISVLAISLAFSFNVYGQKASPMKVIDTFNIGGDDSGWDYLSLNPQNNQLYVSHGSRVNIIDKMTGAPVAEIEETNGVHGIAFVPNTNKGYISCGKLDKVKVIDTETHKVTNEIQVGKNPDAVFYETFSKNIVVCNGKSNDLSIIDPKTNTVIKTINVDGKPETAVSDGKGRIFVNIEDKNEIVVIDAKTFTVLFHWGLDHEEGPSGLAIDIKNNRLFSTCDKMLVILDANTGKLIKKLPIGDHCDGVVFDAKSNTIYTSNGEGNISVIHQDNARQYAQLPNIETKKGARTIALDSSTHHLYLPTADFSATEKDSRGRARILPGTFQVLAVGTTKNK is encoded by the coding sequence ATGAATACAAAACTTATTTCAGTACTCGCCATTTCCCTTGCATTTTCATTCAATGTTTATGGACAGAAAGCTTCTCCTATGAAAGTTATTGATACCTTTAATATCGGTGGTGATGACAGCGGATGGGACTATTTATCTTTAAATCCTCAAAACAATCAATTATATGTAAGCCATGGCAGCCGCGTTAATATTATTGATAAAATGACGGGAGCTCCTGTTGCCGAAATTGAAGAAACAAATGGGGTTCATGGAATTGCCTTCGTTCCCAACACCAATAAAGGGTATATTTCCTGTGGAAAGCTGGATAAGGTGAAAGTAATTGATACCGAAACCCACAAGGTAACCAATGAAATCCAGGTGGGGAAAAATCCTGATGCTGTATTTTATGAGACATTTTCAAAAAATATAGTGGTCTGTAATGGGAAAAGCAATGACTTAAGTATAATTGATCCTAAGACCAACACGGTTATAAAAACTATTAATGTTGACGGAAAACCTGAAACTGCAGTGAGCGATGGTAAAGGCAGAATATTTGTAAATATTGAAGATAAAAATGAAATAGTGGTTATTGATGCTAAAACTTTTACCGTATTATTTCATTGGGGACTGGATCATGAAGAAGGACCGTCCGGGTTGGCAATAGATATAAAAAATAACAGATTGTTCAGTACATGTGATAAAATGTTGGTAATCCTGGATGCCAATACAGGAAAACTTATTAAAAAACTACCTATCGGAGATCATTGTGATGGTGTTGTATTTGATGCAAAAAGCAATACTATTTATACCTCCAACGGTGAAGGAAATATCTCTGTTATTCATCAGGACAATGCCCGTCAATATGCTCAATTACCAAATATTGAAACAAAGAAAGGGGCACGTACGATAGCATTGGATAGCTCCACCCATCATTTATATCTTCCGACAGCTGATTTTAGTGCGACAGAAAAAGACAGCAGAGGAAGAGCCAGGATATTGCCGGGTACATTTCAGGTGCTGGCAGTAGGAACGACTAAAAATAAATAA
- a CDS encoding efflux RND transporter periplasmic adaptor subunit, producing MKQLFYLILVSILTFSCKKNDPGASEEAKPAAKPKTEVSVAYPSDTIQLNNDITLNATATYLLKSDAKANSTGYITNMTVRLGDRISRGSVLFGLQTKEARALGNTINQLDKSFRFSGTTTVVSPATGYVVMLNHQIGDYVQDGEILATITDASSFGFVVDVPYEYLQLIKNKNSLSVKLPDGNSLPAKVAKVMPSVDAISQTVKVLLQVPNSNSIPENLIGTVTFSKSTAYGLSVPKMAVLSDETQSSFWVMKMTNDTTAVKTPVEKGIETDRFIQIKSGNLTTKDRVITSGNFGLDDTAAVKIKTP from the coding sequence ATGAAACAATTATTTTACCTGATATTAGTGAGTATTCTTACATTCAGTTGTAAGAAAAATGATCCTGGTGCTTCAGAGGAAGCAAAACCTGCAGCGAAGCCTAAAACCGAAGTTTCTGTTGCCTATCCTTCTGATACCATTCAGCTGAATAATGATATTACCCTGAATGCAACAGCAACTTATCTTTTAAAGTCCGATGCAAAAGCCAATAGCACAGGGTATATTACCAATATGACCGTTAGACTGGGAGACAGAATAAGCCGTGGCTCAGTTCTTTTCGGGCTACAGACCAAAGAAGCAAGAGCTTTAGGCAATACGATTAATCAGTTGGACAAGTCATTTAGATTTAGCGGAACAACAACCGTTGTGAGCCCAGCAACAGGATATGTGGTGATGCTCAATCATCAAATCGGAGATTATGTACAGGATGGTGAAATCCTTGCGACGATTACTGATGCTTCCAGTTTCGGATTTGTCGTAGACGTTCCATATGAATATTTGCAGCTGATTAAAAATAAGAACTCTTTATCTGTAAAATTACCTGACGGAAACAGCCTTCCGGCCAAAGTTGCCAAAGTAATGCCTTCAGTGGATGCCATATCTCAGACCGTAAAAGTACTTCTTCAAGTTCCAAACAGCAATAGTATTCCAGAAAATTTAATAGGTACGGTTACTTTTTCAAAATCAACGGCATATGGATTATCAGTACCCAAAATGGCAGTGTTAAGTGATGAAACCCAATCATCTTTTTGGGTGATGAAAATGACCAATGATACAACCGCTGTAAAAACACCTGTGGAAAAAGGGATTGAAACGGATCGGTTTATTCAAATAAAATCAGGGAATCTTACCACAAAAGACAGAGTGATTACTTCCGGAAACTTCGGACTCGATGATACGGCTGCTGTGAAAATTAAAACTCCTTAA
- a CDS encoding MBL fold metallo-hydrolase, with translation MMDRITFLKNSALAVAAVPLLSFMKKPDKIPTPMKKLCTACGTQFPEDYNEKLCAICNEERQYIPVTGQTWTTHEQLLTNHTTQIVQLNEHLYEIVITPRFAIGQRAFLVVSKNGNILWDCIPLLDQHVIDFINEKGGVQAIAISHPHYYSNMNDWAEQFKCPIYIHKKDELYINEKGSRIKLWEGNEMPLWDDIKIVNIGGHFAGSSILLHKNMSEKGTMLSGDTMYLSPNLKHFAIMYSYPNRMPLPISEIKRIKKRLEDLEFDAVYGFYSYQNLTKNVKQILNSSIEKYLS, from the coding sequence ATGATGGATAGAATAACATTTTTAAAAAACTCAGCTTTAGCCGTAGCGGCAGTTCCTTTATTATCTTTTATGAAAAAACCTGATAAAATTCCAACTCCAATGAAAAAATTATGTACAGCATGCGGAACCCAGTTCCCGGAAGATTATAATGAAAAATTATGTGCCATCTGCAATGAAGAAAGACAATATATTCCGGTGACCGGCCAAACGTGGACAACTCATGAACAGCTTCTTACGAATCATACCACCCAGATTGTACAATTGAATGAGCATCTTTATGAGATTGTCATTACCCCCAGATTTGCCATAGGACAGAGGGCTTTTCTGGTGGTTTCAAAAAACGGGAATATCCTTTGGGACTGTATTCCTTTACTGGATCAGCATGTGATTGATTTTATTAATGAAAAAGGAGGTGTACAGGCCATTGCTATTTCACATCCTCATTATTACAGCAATATGAATGATTGGGCAGAACAGTTTAAATGTCCGATCTATATTCATAAAAAAGACGAGCTGTACATCAATGAAAAAGGGAGTCGAATTAAGCTTTGGGAAGGCAATGAAATGCCTCTGTGGGATGATATTAAAATAGTAAATATCGGCGGACATTTTGCCGGCAGCAGTATTTTACTCCATAAAAACATGTCGGAAAAAGGCACCATGCTTAGTGGTGATACGATGTATCTTTCGCCCAATTTAAAGCACTTTGCCATTATGTACAGTTATCCCAACAGAATGCCATTGCCCATATCGGAAATCAAAAGGATCAAAAAACGCCTCGAGGACCTGGAATTTGATGCAGTGTATGGTTTTTACAGCTACCAGAATCTGACAAAAAATGTAAAACAAATTCTGAACAGCTCTATAGAAAAGTATTTAAGTTAA
- a CDS encoding helix-turn-helix domain-containing protein, with protein MKTQKQITVYNEKESFKTDTIENFYISYYQDERKNLNRTDSHQHTYYEIIWIEKGKGVHTIDFKNYEFSGPCLFLLHPKNVHRIYKETPTSGGVIKFNDNFFVNEDSHSKFLLKYGVFDDIDVLPVINLNEEEKAEITDFFRLMCKQSDNGDAFSAHIILNLLKSFLLKIYQIKKKSCSIEDISDHRFLRFKQFQELLENHFIQHHSVSFYAEKLKISSKTLSTVCKLISHKTAQELIKERILLEAKRMLMYTDLSVKEVAYHLGFEDHAYFTRFFTSNVLQNPSDFKKANT; from the coding sequence ATGAAAACTCAAAAGCAAATCACTGTTTATAATGAAAAAGAGAGTTTCAAAACTGATACCATTGAAAATTTTTATATTTCTTATTATCAGGATGAAAGGAAAAATCTGAACCGTACAGACAGCCATCAGCATACTTACTATGAAATCATCTGGATAGAAAAGGGAAAGGGTGTGCATACCATAGATTTTAAAAACTATGAATTTTCGGGGCCTTGTCTTTTCCTTTTGCATCCTAAGAATGTGCACAGAATCTACAAAGAAACACCTACCAGTGGAGGCGTTATTAAATTTAATGATAACTTTTTCGTCAATGAAGATTCTCATTCGAAATTTCTTTTGAAATACGGTGTTTTTGATGATATAGACGTGCTACCGGTCATCAATCTGAATGAGGAAGAAAAAGCAGAGATCACCGATTTTTTCCGACTGATGTGTAAACAGTCTGATAACGGAGATGCTTTTTCAGCGCACATTATATTGAATTTACTCAAATCTTTTCTGCTTAAGATCTATCAGATTAAAAAGAAGAGTTGTAGTATTGAAGATATTTCAGATCATCGTTTTTTAAGGTTTAAACAATTTCAGGAACTTTTGGAGAACCATTTTATTCAACATCACAGCGTAAGTTTCTACGCAGAAAAACTAAAAATAAGCAGCAAAACGCTTTCTACCGTCTGTAAACTGATCAGTCATAAAACCGCTCAGGAGTTAATAAAAGAAAGAATTCTTCTGGAAGCCAAAAGAATGTTGATGTACACCGATCTGTCGGTAAAGGAAGTGGCTTATCATCTGGGATTTGAGGATCATGCCTACTTTACAAGGTTCTTTACTTCGAATGTTCTTCAGAATCCTTCAGATTTTAAGAAGGCAAATACATAA